GCACACGCTGTACTCGATGCGCCCCCGATTCAAATTTTAAGTGTGAGTAAACATCACTGCCGGCAATACGCGCAACAATTTCTTTATAGCCCCCTTGTTCACTAGGACTACTATGAATAATTTCAACCGACCATCCTTGCATCTCCGCATAACGTGAATACATACGAAATAAATCGCCTGCAAAAATGGCCGCTTCATCACCACCCGCTGCCGCACGAATTTCTAAAAATACATTGCGTTGATCATTGGGGTCTTGAGGTATCAACAAGTGCTCTAACTCAACTTCTAAGTGAGACTTTTTAAGCTGAGCTGTTTTAAGTTCTTCCTGTGCTAACTGTTGTAACTCGGGATCAGCATCTTGCAAACAATGTTCTGCTTGCGTAATGACATTCAAGTTTGTTTGATATTGCTGAAAACATTGTACGACGGGACCTAAGCGAACATATTCCTTAGAAAGTTCACGAAAACGATTTTGGTCATTAATAACACCAATATCGCCTAACAGCGCAGTTAATTCTTCATAACGCTCAACAAGCGCCGTGAGTCTTTTTAATAAAGTGGTCTTCATAAGACCCTCTTTATACCTAAAGAAAAGCATCAAGTCGAGATGGAATGATTAATACTTTTTTATCAGCCTTTAACTTAAGCTTTTGTTAATAACCGAATGTTATCTTAGAACGTGTTAGCTATTTCAATTAATTAGATAAGAGGAGAACAAACTGGCTTACTCCTGCAGGAGATAAAAATTACATAACTTTATAATTACTCATAATAAAAAACGAGGAAAATAATATGTCTAAAGATAAAACTCAAAAAGCACTTGCTGAACGATACAGAAAGCCAGAAGAGTTTATTAGTGCGGTAGATAAAATTATTGAGTCAAATAAGCAATTTGCAGAGCAAGTGCGTAATGGAACATTCTCCTCAGAAACAGCTGTCAAAGGAACCCCTCGCCTTTATATGACACAAATGCAAGAGCTAGCAAAATTTCAACAATTTAGTAAAGATAAAAAATCCCCTAAGATTCAGTATGCGCTAACCATTAGTGCCTTAGCTAATCAACGTGGCCTATTGCAACCACCCTCTACACCCGACATTCACTTAAAGGATTTGCCCATAAGCGCTATAGCGACACGTAACCATCAAAGTCCGATTGACTTCTGGAATAGATACAACCCGCTCAGCGCAGAAAATAAAGCTAAGGTTGACGAGCGCTTACTCGCTGTCCTAGACCTGCAAGCAACCGCATTTAAAGCCCTAAGGTTTTATTTAGATATCGATCATGCCCCCCTGCAAAAGCAGGCTTTAATGCAAGGAAAAGACGCGATGGAATGGCGCATGAAACATATAAACTCTAATCAAATATCGTTAGAGAAAGCCTGCGATGGCCTCAAAGAGCTGACAGCTGAGAAAAAAACACACGTTGAACATCTAAGTAAGATGAGTGCCGAAGCCAAAGTTCTGTACCCTTCGAAAACGGAACTATTTACCTCCTCTCTTTCGCAGGTACGTCATAAAATGAGCAGTGCTGTAAAAGAAGTGAGCAGTACTGTAAAAGCAATGACATACTCTGCCCACTCCTTTTTCGCTAAGAAAAGCCCGGCAAGCACGAAACCAACGTTTGTTTCTTATATAAGCCGCTTGGAGGAAGAAACATCTAAACCAGAAAAGGAATCCAGCCCTACTTTACTGGCTCTCAGTCGGTAAAAGGCATGGTATAGAAAATACGGCAATTTTTGAACACCTATTTGAGGGGCAGAAACTAGCGCATCACTTCATGCCCCTCAAAAATAGGCATCTAGCCCCCCTAAAATTGAATCTTCCGCATTCATCAGCTATTCTAAAAAAGAGTAAGCCTCTATAGCGGGCGCTATAAGGTTTTACTGATATTACCTAAGGGGAATAGTATGAAAAAATTATTAGTAATGGCTTCAGCTATTTGCATGGGTTTATTAAGTAGCATCAATGTGGCTAATGCAGCCCACTCAGGCCAAAGTGCTTGTGCATTTGATGCAGGCTTAATAAAAAAAGCGGGGTTTGTTTCTGGATCGTACTATGACTCGGCAAGTATACGTCAATTACTATCCAGAGTCGGTGCTACACCACGCGCTTGTACAAATATTGCTTCATGCCAGTATCGCTATGTATGCAGCGAATATCATTATTTAGCAACTAACAAATTAATACCTAACCGCGGTGCTACTATCTATTGGCACACATCACAACCTTTTTAATAAAAAAGGCAATATTCGCATATCCCTTCCAAAGGAAGGGATATTTTTAAGCGTCCCGCTTAAATAATCTCTCATTTTTAGTTTCAAGTGAATAACCCCCTGTAGTTGATTTATCCACTTAAAATACAGCGACGTTATGCGAATAAACTTCGGGAAGGCAACCAGCAAAATTTTTCTTGGGCAAAGCTACTCGTTTATTGGTGCGTAAGCTAACTGTGTGAGATGATTGAATATTGCCCGTTTTGCGAGGGGTGAAAGTGCAGCTGTTTCGCGCGCGTTGCGGTTAAAAAAAGTATTTTTGTTCGGATGATTTGCGGCTTTTAATTTGGCTTTAAAATCATTTTTTTTGGCATTTAAAATAAGAAAAAACTCTCTGCGATCGAAAGCCTCTTCCTCTCTTATCGCCGTATTAGCTTTTTCTATTAATACCTTCTTGTGCTCCATAAAGTATTCTTTTTTTTCAATATTAACGTTTCTTAACAAGGCTTTATAAATATCTTTTGGCGCTACAGTGAAAGACTCTACACTATCTGCCATAAAACCGAATAAGTCTGAATGCAAAAACCACTCTATATGCTTAGGTGTTACCTCTTTGCAAGCAAAGATACATTTTAACTCGTCTAAATCTGCAAAAAAAACTTCAAAAATATCGTCGTCTGGATCTTCATTTTTATCAAGCCCTGCTTCCTTATTTAAATCCTCTTCTAGAGCCGAAAGTAGGGTTTCAATAGCTCTATCATCTGTTTGCTTAGTATTATCCACGTTATTATTCATAACCAATTGTCCTCCTTTTCATACGCAATCTAAGTGCCATGATAATTATTGATCCTTAAAATTTTCTCAAGCCGTCATTGATCATAAAATAAACAAGTTCAAGCTTATTAATTTTAGTGATAGACTAAACTCTAAAAACCTCTGCAATAAAAAGCATGCTAACTTCCAAGCTACCTTTTTAACATCACAAACTATGTCAAATCCCACACCACGCGCCTCACTTTCATTTATAGCCGGCCAAAAAAGCCAATTACAATGCTTGGGCGCATGGACATTAGCGGGCATAAATCAAAAAACCTTAGACTTATCGTTTAAAAAAATAAATAAACAAAAAATATCCCCACTTATTCTGGATGCGAGTGCAATTAGCGCCATGGACTCAAGTGGCGCTTGGCAACTCAACCAGTGGATCAATCAACTTGTCAAGTAAGGCAGCGATGTACAACTACAAGGTCTACGTGAAGAATATCAAGCGCTTTATACGGGTATACAAAAAATAGCTACCCCCTTAAAAAACATGCCTCAACGGGAAGAATTAAAAGGTTTAGCACAACTTGGTAAAAAGACCATCGATCAATTACTGGAAATACAATCATTTCTGCAATTTATCGGTCAATCTTTTATCAATGGCCTGGTTATTCTTTTTCATCCTAAACAATTGCGCTTCAAAGCATTACTCAGTGTGATTGAAGATACTGGGGTACGCGCATTAGGTATCATTGCCTTATTATCTTTTATGATTGGCATTGTATTAACCTATCAAATGGGTTTTCAATTAAAAAACTATGGTGCAACCCTATTCATTATCGATTTATTAGGTTTGGCCATATTGCGTGAATTTGCACCGTTACTCACCGCCATTATGATTGCTGGACGAAGTGGTTCCGCCTTCACCGCACAACTTGGCATGATGAAAATTAAAGAAGAAATTGATGCCTTAAACACCATGGGCATTCTACCCAATCAACTATTAATTTTACCAAGAATTTGGGGACTAACCCTAGCACTACCACTACTCACCATATGGGCGGATATTTTTGGCATACTCGGTGGCATGGCAATGACCCACTCCATGTCACATATTGGTTATATTGATTTCCTGCGCCGTTTTCCCAAAGTCGTTGAACTGTCATCGCTTTTAATCGGCATAGGAAAAGCACCAGTTTTTGCACTTATTATTTCCAGTGTAGCCTGTTTTCAGGGATTACGTGTGCGTGGAAGTGCCGATAGCGTGGGCCGACAAACCACACGCAGCGTTGTACAATCCATTTTTTTTATCATTGTGGCGGATGCACTTTTTTCCATTTTATTCAATACGCTGAATATTTAAGACATATTTATCGTCCTTGTGATTGCCACGCGCTGCGCGCTCGCAATGACGGGGAAAAAGCGCAGCAATCCAGGCAAAGACAACTATACTTTATATTATGAATGCACCTGATAATCCAGTCATTAAACTTGACGGCGTTAAACTATCCCTTGGAGGCCAATGGATACATAAAGGCGTTAATCTTGAGATTAAACGCCGCCAGATCGTTGCGATCGTCGGTAATAGTGGTTCCGGTAAATCAACCATTCTGCGTGAAATTTTATTATTATTAACGCCGACTTCTGGGAACATTGAAGTGTTTGGAAAAAACCTTAAAAAGCTTTCCAGCGCTGAAACCATTGCTCTAAAATGTCGTTGGGGTGTTTTATTCCAGCAATCGGCTCTTTTTACTTCTTTAACCGTTTTAGAAAATATCGCTTTTCCACTGCATGAACATAGTCAACTCGACAAAAAAACGATTAATGAACTCGCTTTATTAAAACTATCTGCTGTCGGTCTACCACTCAGCGCAGCCATTAAATATCCTTCCGAACTCAGCGGCGGTATGCTTAAACGCACCGCTTTAGCACGTGCTTTGGTGATGGATCCTGAATTACTGCTGTTAGATGAACCTACCGCCGGACTTGATCCACAAGGTGCAGAAGGATTTGATAAACTACTGTTAAATTTACGCGATATTTTGGGCTTAACTATTTTAATGGTCACCCATGACCTTGACACCTTATGGCAAATCACCGATAAAGTAGCTTTTTTAAGCGAAGGCACTGTTTTAGCCTTTGCCCCTATGGAAGAATTAACGCAATCAACCAATCCGGTTATACGCACCTATTTTCAAGGACCGAGAGGGCGCATTACTCAACAGATTTATGGGGAACCGCATGGAATCTAAAATCAGCTACACACTGGTAGGCGCTTTCGTGCTTATTTTAACCGGGGCGCTTATTCTTTTTATTACCTGGCTTTCAACAGGCTTTAC
This is a stretch of genomic DNA from Candidatus Rickettsiella viridis. It encodes these proteins:
- the prfA gene encoding peptide chain release factor 1; translated protein: MKTTLLKRLTALVERYEELTALLGDIGVINDQNRFRELSKEYVRLGPVVQCFQQYQTNLNVITQAEHCLQDADPELQQLAQEELKTAQLKKSHLEVELEHLLIPQDPNDQRNVFLEIRAAAGGDEAAIFAGDLFRMYSRYAEMQGWSVEIIHSSPSEQGGYKEIVARIAGSDVYSHLKFESGAHRVQRVPETEAQGRVHTSTCTVAILPEIEAMDEVTINPADLKIDTFRASGAGGQHVQKTDSAIRITHIPSGIVVECQDERSQHKNRARAMSLLQAKLLSAQQEKQQREEAQTRRNLVGSGDRSERIRTYNFPQGRLTDHRINLTLYQLSDIMEGHLSPVIQSLIREYQADRLAAMGE
- a CDS encoding STAS domain-containing protein, whose amino-acid sequence is MSNPTPRASLSFIAGQKSQLQCLGAWTLAGINQKTLDLSFKKINKQKISPLILDASAISAMDSSGAWQLNQWINQLVK
- a CDS encoding ABC transporter ATP-binding protein, whose product is MNAPDNPVIKLDGVKLSLGGQWIHKGVNLEIKRRQIVAIVGNSGSGKSTILREILLLLTPTSGNIEVFGKNLKKLSSAETIALKCRWGVLFQQSALFTSLTVLENIAFPLHEHSQLDKKTINELALLKLSAVGLPLSAAIKYPSELSGGMLKRTALARALVMDPELLLLDEPTAGLDPQGAEGFDKLLLNLRDILGLTILMVTHDLDTLWQITDKVAFLSEGTVLAFAPMEELTQSTNPVIRTYFQGPRGRITQQIYGEPHGI
- a CDS encoding MlaE family ABC transporter permease, which gives rise to MPQREELKGLAQLGKKTIDQLLEIQSFLQFIGQSFINGLVILFHPKQLRFKALLSVIEDTGVRALGIIALLSFMIGIVLTYQMGFQLKNYGATLFIIDLLGLAILREFAPLLTAIMIAGRSGSAFTAQLGMMKIKEEIDALNTMGILPNQLLILPRIWGLTLALPLLTIWADIFGILGGMAMTHSMSHIGYIDFLRRFPKVVELSSLLIGIGKAPVFALIISSVACFQGLRVRGSADSVGRQTTRSVVQSIFFIIVADALFSILFNTLNI